In Streptacidiphilus sp. P02-A3a, the DNA window CCCGGTCGAACGGCCGGGACGCGGCGTCGGGGTCGTCGTTGCGGGTGGACAGCGCCGTCATCTGGGCGAAGGCCGCGATCGGCAGCGGCGCGACACAGGCCTCGGTACCGCCCGCGACCACCACGTCCGCCCGCCCCAGCCGGATCAGGTCCAGCCCCATGGCGATCGCCTCCGCTCCCGACGAACAGGCGCTCACCGGCGTCCGCGCCCCGCCGAGCGCCCCGAGCTCCATGCTCACCCAGGCGGCCGGGCCGTTGGCCATCATCATCGGCACCGTGTACGGCGAGACCTTCCGCGCCCCGGACGCCTCCAGGGCGTCGTCCTGCGCCAGCAGCGACCGCACGCCCCCGGTGCCCGTGCCGATGACCACCGCCAGCCGCTCCGGATCGACCTCCGGACGCCCGGCCTGCGCCCAGGCCTCCCGGGCACAGACGAGGGCCAGCTGCTCGCAGCGGTCCAGCCGCCGCGCCTCCACCCGGCCCAGCACCTCCGTCGGCTCCACCGCGAGCTGCGCGGCGATCCGCACCGGCAGGGACGCGGCCCAGTCCTCGGCGATGACCGAGACCCCGGAACGGCCCGCGAGCATGGCCGCCCAGGTGGCCTCCATATCGCCGCCGAGCGGGGTGCTCGCTCCCAGACCCGTGACCGCGACCTCGACCATCCCGTGCGCCATGACTGCTCTCCAGAACCAGAGGGATCCAACGAAGCGGAGCGACGGCAGCAATTCGCCGCCTCACCCATGACATCAATCCTCACACGGGACTTCAGCCCGAGACGATCACCGCAGCACACCGATCGCCCCATGCCACCTTGTATGAACCCCACAGTTCCTATCGCGACGGAACAACATCCACCCGGTCGGTACCACTGCGCTCCGCCTCGGCCGAACCGGCACTCGCCGCCGCCAGCCACGCCTCGAAGGCGGCCACCCCCGCCTCCGGCACGCCCACGTCGAAACGCACCCCCGACGCCGTGTAGCCGACGTCCCGGACGACGTGGCCGGCCGCCCGCAGATCGTTCTCCAGGCGTCCGGCCCGGGTGTGGTCGGTGGTGACCGTGAACACCACCACCAGCTGCCGTTCCACCACCACCGCCCGGTCCAGCGCAGCCGACACCGCCCCGCCGTAGGCCCGCACCAGACCACCGGCCCCCAGCAGCACGCCGCCGAAGTAGCGGGTGACCACGGCCACCGTGTCGGTCAGCCCCCGACGCCGCAGCACCTCCAGCATCGGCGCCCCGGCTGTCCCCGCCGGTTCGGCGTCGTCATTGGACCGCTCCCGGCGCGGCTGCTCGCCGACCACGTACGCGGTGCAGTTGTGCCGCGCGTCCCAGTACCGCTTGCGCACCGAGGCGATGAACGCCTGCGCCTGCTCCTCGTCCTCGACCCGGGCGACCGAGCAGAGGAACCGGGACTTCTTCACCTCGGTCTCGTGCTCGACCGGGCCTTTGACGGTCAGGTAGGGAAGCCGCGCCGACGTCATTGCCCGGTGCTCCGTCCGTTTCACTTGCTAGGGTCTCGCCCCATGGATCTTGAGGAAGCCACGGCATACGCGGCCACCTGGGCCGATGACTGGAACTCGCACGACCTGGAACGTATTCTCGCGCACTACGCCGACGACGTGGTCTGGAGCTCCCCGGGCATCGCGCGGTTCACCAACGACCCGAGCGGCCGGCTCCGGGCACAGCCGCGCTCCGCGCCTACTTCGCCGCCGGGCTGCGACAGCTGCCGGACCTGCACTTCACCGTCGAGGACGTGCGGGTCAGCGTCGACGCGATCGTCATCGGCTACCGCAACGAGCGCGGCCAGGCCGTGAGCGAGGTGCTGACCTTCCGCGACGGCCTGGTCTGCCAGGGCTTCGGCGCCTACGGCCCCGAGCCGACCGGGCGGTGACGCGGCACTGGGCGGCTCGGGTGACGGCCGCAGCCACCACCTGGCCAACGGACATGAAGCGCGGCCCCAGGGGTCGAGACCGTGTCGGGCCGCCTCCGGGAGTAAGTGAAGTTGCCCTGGAGTCCACTCGAAGGTGTTAGCTGGTGGGAGAGCCGGCGCGACGTGCTGACTGTACGGATGACGAGTTCTTGAGGAGCACACCATGACGCAGAAGATCTGGTTCATCACCGGTGCCTCACGCGGCTTCGGCAGGGAGTGGACCATCGCCGCCCTCGAACGCGGCGATTCGGTGGCCGCCACCGCGCGCGACCTCTCCACGCTGAGTGACCTTCACGAGAAGTACGGGGAAAGGCTGCTGCCCCTGCGTCTCGACGTGACGGACCGTGACGCCGACTTCGCCGCCGTGCAGCAGGCGCACGAGCGGTTCGGGCGCCTCGACGTGGTGGTCAACAACGCCGGCTACGGCCACTTCGGCCTGGTCGAGGAACTCACCGAGGCCGAGGCGCGCGCGCAACTGGAGACCAACCTGTTCGGCGCCCTGTGGATCACGCAGGCGGCCCTGCCGTTCCTGCGTGCGCAGGGCAGCGGCCACATCCTCCAGGTCTCCTCCATCGGAGGCATCAGCGCCTTCCCCCTGGTCGGGATCTACCACGCGTCGAAGTGGGCGCTCGAAGGCCTGAGCCAGGCACTGGCCCAGGAAGTGGCGCCGTTCGGCATCAAGGTCACGCTGATCGAGCCCGGTGGGTTCGCCACCGACTGGGCGGGTTCCTCGTCGAGCACGTCCGAGCCGTTGCCCGCGTACGCCGACTTCCACAACGAGGTGCAGGAGCAGCGGCGCAAGCGCGTCGGCACGCCGGGTGATCCGACCGCGTCCGCCGCGGCCGTGCTGAAGATCGTCGACGCCGACGAGCCGCCGCTGCGCTGCTTCCTCGGTTCGGCGCCGCTGGGCATCGCCAAGGCCGACTACGAGCAGCGTCTCGCGGTGTGGGACAAGTGGCAGCCCGTGGCGGAGCTGGCACAGGGCTGAGCCGAGCCCTTCCACACCCATGCGTGCGGCGCAGCCGTTGTCGGCGCGCAAGCCGGTCCCTAGTGCGCGAGGTGGGCCTCGATGTGGTCGAGCATCACGTCGAGGCCCACTTCCAGCGCGGTGGTGTCGCGCCGGATCTGGGTCAGCAGCAGGCCGCCCTGGAGCGTGGCGAGCAGGGCCAGCCCCAGGCGGTCGGGGTCCGCGTCGGCGCGCAGTTCGCCGCGCTCCCGCATGGCGCGCAGGCCCGCGCAGATGGCCTGTTCCCAGCGGGCGAAGCCCTCGGCGACCTCCTGGCGCGCCTCGGCGTCGGTCTCGGCGAGCTGACTGCCCATGGTGCCGATGGGGCAGCCGCCGACGCAGTCGAGGGACTGCTCCAGGCCGACCGCGAAGTCCCGCCAGGCCCGTAGCGCCTCCATGCTGTCCAGGCGTCCATAACGCGGTTCGACGCTGCCGAACGCCCCG includes these proteins:
- a CDS encoding beta-ketoacyl synthase, whose amino-acid sequence is MAHGMVEVAVTGLGASTPLGGDMEATWAAMLAGRSGVSVIAEDWAASLPVRIAAQLAVEPTEVLGRVEARRLDRCEQLALVCAREAWAQAGRPEVDPERLAVVIGTGTGGVRSLLAQDDALEASGARKVSPYTVPMMMANGPAAWVSMELGALGGARTPVSACSSGAEAIAMGLDLIRLGRADVVVAGGTEACVAPLPIAAFAQMTALSTRNDDPDAASRPFDRDRDGFVLGEGATLLVLERADLARARSARVHGYLAGAGITSSAVHITGSDAHGQLRAMGQALADSGLSGLDIGHVHAHATSTPSGDLVEAEAVAAGIGSHPVVTATKSMTGHLLGAAGALGAAAALLALRDGRVPAIRNLERPDPEVKLDLVRGAPRGGSWDAALANSFGFGGHNVSLVFTRA
- a CDS encoding YigZ family protein, giving the protein MTSARLPYLTVKGPVEHETEVKKSRFLCSVARVEDEEQAQAFIASVRKRYWDARHNCTAYVVGEQPRRERSNDDAEPAGTAGAPMLEVLRRRGLTDTVAVVTRYFGGVLLGAGGLVRAYGGAVSAALDRAVVVERQLVVVFTVTTDHTRAGRLENDLRAAGHVVRDVGYTASGVRFDVGVPEAGVAAFEAWLAAASAGSAEAERSGTDRVDVVPSR
- a CDS encoding nuclear transport factor 2 family protein, whose translation is MELPGHRAVHQRPERPAPGTAALRAYFAAGLRQLPDLHFTVEDVRVSVDAIVIGYRNERGQAVSEVLTFRDGLVCQGFGAYGPEPTGR
- a CDS encoding SDR family oxidoreductase, with protein sequence MTQKIWFITGASRGFGREWTIAALERGDSVAATARDLSTLSDLHEKYGERLLPLRLDVTDRDADFAAVQQAHERFGRLDVVVNNAGYGHFGLVEELTEAEARAQLETNLFGALWITQAALPFLRAQGSGHILQVSSIGGISAFPLVGIYHASKWALEGLSQALAQEVAPFGIKVTLIEPGGFATDWAGSSSSTSEPLPAYADFHNEVQEQRRKRVGTPGDPTASAAAVLKIVDADEPPLRCFLGSAPLGIAKADYEQRLAVWDKWQPVAELAQG
- a CDS encoding TetR/AcrR family transcriptional regulator encodes the protein MSTDEVAAAVPRLTRKGRATRDRIALAASNLMFERGVAATSIEDVQAAAGVNPSQVYYYFKDKRDLVRAVIAVQTEQVLGAFGSVEPRYGRLDSMEALRAWRDFAVGLEQSLDCVGGCPIGTMGSQLAETDAEARQEVAEGFARWEQAICAGLRAMRERGELRADADPDRLGLALLATLQGGLLLTQIRRDTTALEVGLDVMLDHIEAHLAH